Part of the Pseudomonadota bacterium genome, AAATCGTCCAGCGCCGACTGACGTTCGGGTGTCTTGAGCTCGCTAAGCAAGCCCAAGGCCGCCATGCGGTCGGTCATGTTGTCGCCGTTGCGGTACTGCGTCGCCACCATGTCGACATGGCCGCCGGCCGCCAGGTAACCAAGCGCGGTGTTCTTCAGCGCGCGGCGCCCCGCTTCCGCAGCGTCCGGACTATAGGGAACGTTGCTCAGGCACGCGCGGTAAGTGTCCTGCAGCAGACCGTCCAGTTCGCCGGCGATGGCCTCGCGCAGTGTTTCGCGCGCGGTGTGGATGGCTTCGACATCGACCACCTCCATCTGATCGGCGAGATAGCCTTCGCCGGGTAGCAGAATGGCCTGGGCGGCGAAGGCAGGGTCCAGCGCCCCATCGTCAATGATGCTTTTGATCGCGCCGATGAACGCGCCGTCTATCGCCATGTCCCGCCCGTTCTGGATCTCGGCAACACCGCGCAATAGGAGCCGCGTGCCGTATTGCTGGCCGGACTCCCAACGGTTGAAGGGATCGCTGTCATGGGCCATCAAAAACGCATCAGCCGTGTCGCCGGCATCGCTCCTGATCCGGACCGGCGCGGAGAACGCGCGGTTGATGGAGAGCACAGGATTTTCGGCAACCCCCTCGAACACGAAGGTCTGCTCGGCTTCCTGCAGGTGGACGACATGGCTTTTGCCTGAGGCGCCATCATAGGTCATCTCAAGCGGCGCGCCGTCGGGGCCGATCAAGGCGACATCGATCGGCATAAAGAGCGGCTTCTTGTCGGGTTGGCCGGGTGTCGGCGGCGTCACCTGACTGATGCCGACGGAATAGCGTTTTGCCGCTTCGTCCCAATGGCCGACGACCGAGAGTTCCGGCGTGCCAGCCTGGGAGTACCAGAGTTTGAAGTGGGTGAAGTCGACATCGTTGGCGTCCGCCATGGCGGCGACAAAGTCGTCGCAGGTCGCGGCCTCGCCGTCATGACGTTCGAAGTAGAGGTCGAGGCCGCGTCGGAACCCGTCTCGTCCGACGATGCGCTCGATCATGCGGATGACTTCAGCGCCCTTCTCGTAGACGGTCGGCGTATAGAAGTTGTTGATCTCGATATAGCTTGCCGGGCGTATCGGATGGGCAAGCGGGCTGGCGTCTTCGGGGAACTGCGCGGCGCGCAGGGCGCGCACGTCTTCGATGCGTTTAACCGGGCGGCTCCGCATGTCGGAGGAAAACTCCTGATCGCGAAACACGGTCAGGCCTTCCTTCAACGACAGCTGGAACCAGTCGCGGCAGGTCACGCGGTTGCCGGTCCAATTGTGAAAGTACTCGTGCGCGATGACCGATTCGATAAAGGCATAGTCGGCATCGGTCGCGGTCTCCGGGCTCGCCAGCACCAGCTTCGAATTGAAGATGTTGAGGCTCTTGTTCTCCATCGCCCCCATGTTGAAGTCGCCGACCGCGACGATGTTGAAGATGTCGAGGTCGTACTCCAGCCCGAAACGTTCCTCGTCCCAGCGCATGGAACGTTTGAGCGAATCCATCGCATAGGTGCAGCGCGGCTCGTTGCCGTGTTCCGACCAGATACGCAGGGCGACCTCGCGGCCCGACGCCGTGGTGAAGCTGTCTTCCAGGCAGCCGAGGTCGCCGGCGACCAGGGCGAACAGATAGGACGGTTTGGGGAAGGGATCGTGCCACACCGCGCGATGGTGGCCGTCATCGAAATCTTCCGACGAGACCGGGTTCCCATTCGAAAGCAGCACCGGGTACTG contains:
- the pepN gene encoding aminopeptidase N, which codes for MRTEEPRTIRLEDYRPPAYRITDVSLEFDLDPSKTRIRATMSVVDNGQGGGPFKLDGDNLPLLSIALDGQPLDDDAYSHDDNGLTLHEVPDTFTLVTETEIAPDANTALEGLYVSSGMFCTQCEAEGFRRITFFQDRPDVLATYRVTMTADKTQYPVLLSNGNPVSSEDFDDGHHRAVWHDPFPKPSYLFALVAGDLGCLEDSFTTASGREVALRIWSEHGNEPRCTYAMDSLKRSMRWDEERFGLEYDLDIFNIVAVGDFNMGAMENKSLNIFNSKLVLASPETATDADYAFIESVIAHEYFHNWTGNRVTCRDWFQLSLKEGLTVFRDQEFSSDMRSRPVKRIEDVRALRAAQFPEDASPLAHPIRPASYIEINNFYTPTVYEKGAEVIRMIERIVGRDGFRRGLDLYFERHDGEAATCDDFVAAMADANDVDFTHFKLWYSQAGTPELSVVGHWDEAAKRYSVGISQVTPPTPGQPDKKPLFMPIDVALIGPDGAPLEMTYDGASGKSHVVHLQEAEQTFVFEGVAENPVLSINRAFSAPVRIRSDAGDTADAFLMAHDSDPFNRWESGQQYGTRLLLRGVAEIQNGRDMAIDGAFIGAIKSIIDDGALDPAFAAQAILLPGEGYLADQMEVVDVEAIHTARETLREAIAGELDGLLQDTYRACLSNVPYSPDAAEAGRRALKNTALGYLAAGGHVDMVATQYRNGDNMTDRMAALGLLSELKTPERQSALDDFHERFKDDALVVDKWYSVQARSSRDDTLDQVTALMERDDFTLRNPNRVRALVGAFAMGNPLNFHRADGAGYGFVADRIIEIDALNPQLAARLIDPLGRWRRFDSARKQLMKSALDRILGTPNLSRDVFEKASKSLDDSTS